In Spirochaeta isovalerica, one DNA window encodes the following:
- a CDS encoding acyl-CoA dehydratase activase, with protein sequence MHSLGINIGSSSLKSVLLKNGEIIWTSVIPHDGNFTDAVNRTLGSREIPANCPTLVTGTEGRYLFSLNNVIEPLCIEKSLEALREKVDAIVTMGGEDLIVYTISDEGKIVNNFSGSKCASGTGEFFKQQLGRMNMTLSDVNGVSDDSQVVTLSSRCSVFMKSDCTHRLNKKESTPDDIVVSLSNVMAVKVIDFLKKAGIRTGRVMLTGGVTLNRHIIRFMREQAPDIDFIIPETASYFEAYGAALLAAETGTPYPGTDRLMKPGQVKFSNLDDLKSAMDKVSYFSAEETKLVESKEYILGVDGGSTTTKACLIDRETNQIAASHYGRTHGDPIKALKNCIVEIKKKIKEDIGDGKIKITLAATTGSSREILGVFLETGGVYNEIIAHAYGTTFFSEDVDTIFEIGGQDAKYVLLKNKVPIDYAMNEACSAGTGSFLEESAHGDLNIGSAAEIGDIALLADNPLKFGEHCSAFINSDIRKAIQQGATRENITAGIVTSIVANYLNRVVGNRTIGNKIFLQGGVAKNKAVPLAFAMFLDKEILVPPSPELMGCFGVGILAAQKNSDGFLDKGDFDLDAILETEITYDRVFTCKSCDNFCPIQVLNVNGHKYMFGGRCNKYANSRRKVDESVKVIDYVEQRNQLLFHDCAADQENMTVKRDFTVGIPRAFSVHTMYPLYSWFFHQLGIKTVLSTDIAHDGVARVESSYCFPAEIAHGAVQDILDKGCDYVLVPHYRDMESLEKDVHANFCPITQSLPYYIKKAFPEVPEEKFLPLIVTFKFGEEKALEYFIQMGAQLGIGESEVKKAFRFALDKQKDYFRQAYELGQRALDEAQQQDRAVIALLGRPYNALTAEANMGIPRKFSTRGYSIIPFDIIPVSDEDIFSNMYWYYGQLDMKVAVKLKDMDNVFITYITNFSCAPDSFILHYIKWLMGTKPFLILELDSHSADAGVDTRVEAFLDIIEGYRSKLSEKEGDRYDNGLRFINNGEEEIHLLNVHEDKKIPIKNNKKVKILLSNMGKLSTEIVAAIMRSNGFEGIALPGADQEVLRLARSHASGKECVPSHLVLGSALRFFNSPEYKKDEIYMLFVPITTGPCRTGQYFVFYENLFKDMQLENVVVFTMSADNSYTELGPDFSRHFWKAAAAADYMKDIQTSLRACAVDPASALNQFDQLWNHLCVSVEKDFRNLMPELKKAADAIKEIPLKKKMVDCPKVLIVGEIYVRRDDFAVDELIEHFSRKEIIAKVAGIGEWIHYLDFVRTYDLKKRLRLQPWWKKFLSKERFDLIRLSIEKAWKHSTEHAIKEVLAPTELIPDSPDDMEVMMRNSSDHFVNHELNSEITVSTGSAATAMQSGYSGVVNISPFACLIGRVIEGLYTPWARKQNFPTMSLEVDGNQLPPNIINKLNIFMINVLRFRDNPGIAELIETEEPIYGQEASACSTEACGTDSCSTCGTEYSNFNEFIKNAD encoded by the coding sequence ATGAAGGAAAAATCGTAAACAACTTCTCTGGCTCCAAATGCGCGTCCGGTACGGGAGAGTTTTTCAAGCAGCAGCTGGGAAGAATGAATATGACTCTCAGCGATGTAAACGGCGTCAGCGATGACAGCCAGGTCGTTACCCTGTCCTCCCGCTGTTCCGTTTTCATGAAGAGCGATTGTACTCACAGGCTCAATAAGAAAGAATCGACACCCGACGATATCGTCGTGTCGCTCAGCAACGTCATGGCCGTGAAGGTTATCGACTTCCTGAAAAAAGCGGGAATCCGGACCGGAAGGGTTATGCTGACCGGAGGGGTGACCCTCAACCGGCACATCATACGCTTTATGAGAGAACAGGCGCCCGATATCGATTTCATCATCCCCGAAACTGCTTCTTATTTCGAAGCGTACGGCGCGGCTCTCCTCGCAGCGGAAACAGGAACACCCTACCCGGGAACCGACCGGCTTATGAAACCCGGTCAGGTCAAGTTCTCGAATCTGGACGACCTGAAATCGGCCATGGACAAAGTTTCCTATTTTTCCGCTGAAGAAACGAAACTGGTAGAAAGCAAGGAATATATCCTCGGTGTGGACGGCGGTTCGACGACGACCAAAGCCTGTCTGATCGACAGGGAAACCAATCAGATCGCCGCCAGCCATTACGGTCGGACCCACGGCGACCCGATCAAAGCCCTGAAAAACTGTATTGTAGAAATCAAGAAAAAGATTAAGGAAGATATAGGTGACGGGAAGATAAAAATCACCCTGGCCGCAACAACCGGTTCATCGCGAGAAATTCTCGGTGTTTTCCTGGAAACAGGCGGCGTTTACAATGAAATTATCGCCCACGCCTACGGAACCACATTCTTCTCGGAAGATGTCGACACCATATTCGAGATCGGCGGACAGGATGCCAAATATGTTCTGCTGAAAAACAAGGTGCCCATAGACTACGCCATGAACGAAGCCTGTTCCGCCGGAACGGGATCATTCCTGGAGGAATCAGCCCATGGAGACCTCAATATCGGTTCAGCCGCAGAGATCGGCGATATTGCCCTTCTGGCAGACAATCCTTTGAAATTCGGCGAGCACTGTTCCGCCTTTATCAATTCCGATATCCGAAAGGCCATCCAGCAGGGCGCGACCCGGGAAAACATCACGGCGGGAATCGTCACCTCCATTGTTGCCAATTATCTGAACAGGGTCGTAGGCAATAGAACCATCGGAAACAAGATCTTTCTTCAGGGAGGAGTGGCTAAAAACAAAGCCGTACCTCTGGCATTCGCCATGTTTCTGGACAAGGAGATTCTCGTTCCGCCCAGCCCCGAACTGATGGGCTGCTTCGGCGTGGGAATCCTGGCGGCTCAGAAAAATTCCGATGGTTTCCTCGATAAGGGAGATTTTGATCTCGATGCGATTCTGGAAACGGAAATCACTTACGATAGAGTTTTCACCTGTAAATCCTGCGACAACTTCTGCCCCATCCAGGTGCTTAACGTCAACGGACACAAATATATGTTCGGCGGACGTTGTAACAAATATGCCAACAGCCGCCGGAAAGTCGATGAATCCGTAAAGGTTATCGATTATGTGGAGCAGAGGAATCAGCTGCTTTTCCACGATTGCGCAGCCGACCAGGAGAACATGACGGTTAAAAGAGATTTTACCGTCGGTATTCCCAGAGCTTTTTCCGTACACACCATGTACCCGCTCTACTCATGGTTCTTCCATCAGCTGGGAATAAAAACGGTTCTCTCCACGGATATCGCCCACGACGGCGTGGCCCGGGTGGAAAGTTCCTACTGTTTCCCGGCGGAAATAGCCCACGGTGCGGTTCAGGATATACTGGACAAGGGTTGCGACTACGTTCTGGTTCCCCATTACCGGGATATGGAAAGTCTGGAGAAAGATGTTCATGCCAACTTCTGCCCCATAACCCAGAGTCTCCCCTACTACATCAAAAAAGCTTTCCCCGAAGTGCCCGAGGAGAAGTTCCTTCCCCTCATTGTTACATTCAAATTCGGAGAAGAGAAAGCTCTCGAATACTTCATCCAGATGGGCGCCCAGCTCGGTATCGGTGAAAGCGAAGTAAAAAAAGCATTCCGTTTCGCTTTGGATAAACAGAAGGATTATTTCAGACAGGCTTACGAACTGGGCCAGAGGGCCCTTGATGAGGCACAGCAGCAGGACAGAGCAGTCATCGCTCTTCTCGGCCGCCCCTACAATGCTCTTACAGCCGAAGCCAATATGGGAATTCCCAGAAAATTTTCCACGAGAGGATATTCCATCATCCCCTTTGACATCATACCGGTAAGCGATGAAGATATTTTCTCCAATATGTATTGGTATTACGGCCAGCTCGATATGAAAGTGGCTGTGAAGCTCAAGGATATGGACAATGTCTTCATTACCTATATCACCAACTTCTCCTGCGCCCCCGATTCGTTCATTCTCCACTACATCAAGTGGCTTATGGGAACGAAACCCTTTCTGATTCTGGAACTGGACTCCCACTCCGCCGATGCCGGTGTCGATACCCGGGTAGAAGCTTTTCTCGATATCATCGAAGGTTACCGCTCCAAGCTGAGCGAAAAGGAAGGGGACCGGTACGACAACGGACTGCGATTCATTAACAACGGGGAAGAGGAAATCCATCTTCTCAATGTTCATGAGGACAAAAAAATCCCGATCAAAAACAATAAGAAGGTTAAGATCCTTCTTTCCAATATGGGAAAACTGTCCACAGAGATCGTCGCGGCTATTATGCGGTCCAACGGCTTCGAGGGAATAGCCCTCCCCGGCGCCGATCAGGAAGTCCTCCGCCTCGCCCGGTCCCATGCCTCGGGAAAGGAATGCGTACCCTCCCATCTGGTACTGGGAAGCGCCTTGCGTTTCTTCAATTCTCCGGAATACAAAAAGGACGAGATCTACATGCTCTTTGTCCCCATTACGACAGGCCCCTGTCGGACCGGACAGTACTTCGTTTTCTACGAAAACCTGTTTAAGGACATGCAGCTTGAGAACGTGGTCGTCTTTACCATGAGCGCCGACAATTCCTATACGGAACTGGGTCCGGACTTCTCCAGACACTTCTGGAAAGCGGCGGCCGCTGCGGATTATATGAAGGATATCCAGACATCGCTCAGAGCCTGTGCGGTCGATCCCGCTTCGGCTCTGAACCAGTTCGACCAGCTGTGGAACCACCTCTGCGTTTCCGTCGAGAAGGATTTCAGAAATCTGATGCCCGAACTGAAAAAGGCGGCCGATGCCATCAAAGAGATTCCTCTGAAGAAAAAAATGGTCGACTGTCCCAAGGTTCTCATCGTCGGTGAGATCTATGTCCGCCGAGACGACTTTGCCGTTGATGAGCTTATCGAGCATTTCAGCCGGAAAGAGATTATTGCCAAAGTGGCCGGTATCGGTGAGTGGATCCATTACCTGGACTTCGTCAGAACCTACGACCTTAAAAAACGGCTCAGGCTTCAGCCCTGGTGGAAAAAATTCCTTAGCAAAGAGCGCTTTGATCTTATCAGGCTCAGCATTGAAAAAGCATGGAAACACAGCACGGAACACGCCATCAAGGAAGTCCTGGCTCCTACCGAGCTGATTCCCGACTCTCCCGATGATATGGAAGTGATGATGCGCAACAGCTCGGATCATTTCGTCAACCACGAACTGAACTCGGAGATTACCGTTTCGACCGGTTCCGCCGCGACGGCCATGCAGAGCGGCTATTCCGGCGTTGTAAACATCTCTCCTTTCGCCTGTCTGATCGGACGGGTTATAGAGGGATTGTACACTCCCTGGGCCAGAAAGCAGAACTTTCCCACCATGTCTCTCGAGGTGGATGGAAACCAGCTGCCGCCCAATATCATCAACAAGCTCAACATCTTTATGATCAACGTTCTGCGTTTCCGCGACAACCCGGGAATCGCCGAGCTGATCGAGACGGAAGAGCCGATTTACGGCCAGGAAGCATCGGCCTGCAGTACAGAAGCCTGCGGAACCGATTCCTGTTCGACATGCGGGACCGAGTACAGTAACTTCAACGAGTTCATCAAGAACGCTGATTGA
- a CDS encoding response regulator transcription factor: protein MNNVLLVEDDLAISDLLEINLSMSGFTVECSDGIQAAAELINEKEFSIVLLDLSLNDGYGLSLIPVCESFKIPVLILTADNSLRTKINSLNLGADDYVVKPFETAELIARIHAILRRSGQVEGPSEEVIDDIIIDVERRGIVRDTEEIYLTTKEWHLLLFLLRNRGYVLSRDVLLDKVWGYDYYGNSRTVDMHIQRLRSKLGTDKISTVYKEGYRLEL from the coding sequence ATGAATAACGTGCTTCTGGTTGAAGATGATCTGGCGATCAGCGATCTGCTGGAGATTAACCTTTCCATGTCGGGATTTACGGTTGAATGCTCTGACGGGATTCAGGCTGCCGCAGAACTGATTAATGAAAAAGAATTTTCTATTGTCCTCCTGGATCTCTCCCTGAATGACGGATACGGTCTTTCCCTGATCCCCGTCTGCGAATCTTTCAAAATCCCTGTTCTGATCCTTACAGCGGACAATTCCCTTAGAACAAAGATCAATAGCCTGAATCTCGGCGCTGATGATTATGTCGTTAAGCCTTTTGAAACAGCCGAATTGATTGCCAGAATCCATGCTATTCTCAGACGGTCGGGTCAAGTCGAAGGCCCATCGGAAGAAGTGATCGATGACATTATCATTGATGTGGAGAGAAGAGGAATAGTCCGGGACACAGAGGAAATATACCTGACTACCAAAGAGTGGCATCTGCTTCTGTTCCTGCTCAGAAACAGAGGATATGTTCTCAGCAGAGATGTGCTTCTCGACAAAGTCTGGGGTTACGATTATTACGGAAACAGCAGAACTGTGGATATGCATATACAGCGCCTGCGGAGCAAGCTAGGAACCGATAAGATTTCAACTGTCTATAAAGAGGGATACAGACTCGAATTATGA